In the Oikeobacillus pervagus genome, AACGACTTCTTTTCCTTTTAATAAAGCCATTGAAGGGGAGGATGGTTCATACCCAGAAAAATATTCTCGCATTTTGGCTGTTGCTTCTTTTTCTTGCCCAGCAAACACAGTAACAAGGTGATCTGGTTTTACATCGCTTTTAATCACTGCTTGAGTAGCCGCAGGTCTTGCTAATCCAGCTGCACAACCACAAACAGAATTAATAAATACTAAAGTAGTCCCCTCAGCATTCTCCATATAATTTTCAACCTCTTCACTTGTTAATAATGGTTGAAATCCCGCTTGAATTAATTCTTCCCTCATTGGTTTTACCATTTGTCTCATGTATTCTTCATATGCGTTTGTCATTATAATTCCTCCTTAGACTCTTTTTTTCTGGATTCTGTCATTTGTTTCCAAACGGACCCTTTCGCTTCTTCTCCACCTTCAATTCGCTCGATGGCCATCTTAACTTGTAAAGCTACCTCAAATTCCTCATCATTTTCAGCCTGTTTTAACGCAGGAAGCGCTGTTTCATCACCGACTTCATATAAAAACATCGCTGCCCGCCAACGAACAATTTTGCTCTTATCCTTTAGGAGTTTGCTCATTTCCGGAATTGCTTCTGCATACCCTAAATCAGATAAACAGTCCCCTGCTGTTCTTCGTACTGTAACAGTCGAATCATGCAACCCTCTATATAATAGTGGCAGCACTTCTTTGTCTTCAATCATCCCTATGTATACAACTGCCAGCCGTCTAATCGCCGGTTTTTCATCTTCCAATGCTTTTTCCAAAAGCGGTAAATCATGAATTGTAGGGTCATCCATTTGCTCAAGAAGCTGGTATCGTTTTCGCCAATCTTTCTCTGCGAACATTTCTACTGTTAACGGAAACGATTTTCTTTTGGTTGATAGCGTTTCTAAACCTTTTTTTGCTTTTTCTACTAATGCTTGCAATCTTTCTTTTGGATATGCTGCGATGATCTCTTCTAATACTTCCTGTCCAATTTGATCCAGTTCACCATAACGTGTTCCAAAATCTTTCCATGATCTCTGCAGGACAAAATTATCTCCTTCTTGTTGCGTTTCCTCAAATGCTTTCACAAAATATTCTGGTAAACCGAATCTTTTTTCAGTTTGACCATTATTTAATTTGATTTGCAGTGGAATACCCTTAAATAGTTGGATGGAGGTTTGCACTTCACCAAAATGTTCATCGACTATGCGTTCATTGAGATGTTCCTGAATCGTCTCCCCAAACGCTTTGCGAACTTCTGGTAAAATCTCCTTCCAATCATACTTTCCGTTTCGTTCAACAGCAAGGAAATCTGCTACATGATAGACTCCTTTTATTCCTTCAATCTTTAATATATCTTGAATGATTGCAGGGGCCCCTTCTTCATGATCTTTTTTATAATTGGTACTTTTCCCTGCCGGTAATTCTTCATCTAAAATGATTTTCATCGTATTCGGGCTAGGGGTTGGTTCTATGCTAACAATTTTCACTTATCGTCCCTCCTATTTTAGCTCAAGAAGAAAATTGTAACATGATTGTATCATAATGATCCCCACTATATAGAGAAACAATGGTTAAGCTAACTCTGATAAGTAAGTCCATCTTTCAATAAAATGTTCTAATTTTGCATTCAATGTTTCGATTTCTTCCATGAGTTTCTGTGCTTTTTCAAAATCGCTTCCACATTGCTCTAATTCTTGTTCTAGCTTTTGAACTTCCTCTTCTGTGTCCGTAATTTTATCTTCAATTTCCTCCCATTCTTTCTTTTCCATGTAAGTCATTTTTTTCTTCTGTTCTTGCGGTTTTACTTGTTCTATCCGCTTTTCTTGTTTTGGTTCAGATTCTCGTTCGATTTGGGCTAACTTTTTTAAATAATCACTATAGGAGCCATAATAGAAATCAATTTCCCCTTCACCCTTGAAAACTAATAATTGTTCTGACGTTTTGTCTAAAAAATAGCGGTCATGCGAAACGGTGATCACCACGCCTGGAAATTCATCTAAGTAATCCTCTAGCACGGTTAATGTTTCCGTATCCAAATCATTGGTTGGTTCATCTAGTAAAAGAACATTCGGTGCCGTCATTAATAGCTTTAATAAATAAAGGCGACGTTTTTCCCCACCTGAAAGTTTTTTGATGAGAGTACCATGCGAATGCATCGGAAATAAAAACCGTTCTAACATTTGAGCCACAGATATTTGCTCTCCTTCATTCGTGGTTACGACTTCTGCCGCTTCGCGAATATAAGCAATCATTCTTTTATTTTCATCCATATCGACTCGCTCTTGT is a window encoding:
- a CDS encoding BrxA/BrxB family bacilliredoxin — protein: MTNAYEEYMRQMVKPMREELIQAGFQPLLTSEEVENYMENAEGTTLVFINSVCGCAAGLARPAATQAVIKSDVKPDHLVTVFAGQEKEATAKMREYFSGYEPSSPSMALLKGKEVVHFIPRDQIEGQQMEDIMINLTNAFGEFCK
- a CDS encoding conserved virulence factor C family protein, producing the protein MKIVSIEPTPSPNTMKIILDEELPAGKSTNYKKDHEEGAPAIIQDILKIEGIKGVYHVADFLAVERNGKYDWKEILPEVRKAFGETIQEHLNERIVDEHFGEVQTSIQLFKGIPLQIKLNNGQTEKRFGLPEYFVKAFEETQQEGDNFVLQRSWKDFGTRYGELDQIGQEVLEEIIAAYPKERLQALVEKAKKGLETLSTKRKSFPLTVEMFAEKDWRKRYQLLEQMDDPTIHDLPLLEKALEDEKPAIRRLAVVYIGMIEDKEVLPLLYRGLHDSTVTVRRTAGDCLSDLGYAEAIPEMSKLLKDKSKIVRWRAAMFLYEVGDETALPALKQAENDEEFEVALQVKMAIERIEGGEEAKGSVWKQMTESRKKESKEEL